A portion of the Bifidobacterium sp. ESL0800 genome contains these proteins:
- the thrC gene encoding threonine synthase: MNTTFHSTRSASEHLTSRQAIRQGLAGDGGLFVSDDLGSRQIDVATLVGKPYQDMARTVLGVLLPDFSASELDECVQAAYGPQWLDGAITPLKPLGDDYILELFNGPTSAFKDVALQILPQFMARTASGVSDGHGEPSDQHTAAEKVMVLTATSGDTGKAALAGFADTPGTGITVFYPSGKVSEIQRLQMTTQSGSNVNVCAVRGNFDDAQTAVKRIFGDEDLAATLRNDNNVSLSSANSINVGRLVPQVVYYFSAYAQLVERGAIKVGDKVEFVVPTGNFGDILAGYYAKMLGLPVGRLTVASDRNNVLFDFLMTGTYNRERPFYQTTSPSMDILVSSNLERMLYYMSDGDMRLIQSCMTDLKDWGAFEIPTPLLRRIRKLFACGWADETQVSQAIADCWKRNRYVIDPHTACGYYLLEQMPREKDMPRVLLSTASPYKFPRVVGRALGLDTTGTDFACMDRLAQASGTTAPRNLRDLEHAAERFTDVIDIDAMPGYVRDVSMRL, from the coding sequence ATGAATACCACTTTCCATAGCACCAGAAGCGCTTCCGAACACCTGACCAGCCGTCAGGCCATCCGTCAGGGTCTCGCCGGCGACGGCGGTCTGTTTGTCAGCGATGACCTCGGTAGTCGGCAAATCGACGTAGCGACGTTGGTCGGTAAGCCATACCAGGACATGGCCCGCACTGTGCTGGGGGTACTGCTGCCCGATTTCTCGGCCTCTGAACTTGACGAATGCGTGCAGGCGGCTTACGGCCCGCAATGGCTCGATGGTGCCATCACTCCGCTCAAACCGTTGGGCGACGATTACATCCTCGAACTGTTCAACGGGCCGACCAGCGCTTTCAAGGACGTGGCTCTGCAGATCCTGCCGCAGTTTATGGCACGCACCGCCTCGGGCGTATCCGACGGACACGGGGAACCCTCCGATCAGCATACCGCGGCAGAGAAGGTCATGGTGCTCACCGCCACTTCCGGCGACACCGGCAAGGCGGCGCTCGCCGGCTTTGCCGATACCCCCGGCACGGGCATCACGGTCTTCTACCCTTCAGGCAAGGTCAGCGAGATCCAGCGTTTGCAGATGACCACCCAGAGCGGTTCGAACGTCAACGTCTGCGCCGTGCGCGGCAATTTCGACGATGCGCAGACCGCGGTCAAACGCATTTTCGGCGACGAGGATCTGGCCGCAACACTGCGGAATGACAATAACGTCTCGCTCTCCTCCGCCAACTCCATCAACGTCGGCCGGCTCGTGCCGCAGGTCGTCTATTACTTCTCCGCCTACGCGCAGCTGGTCGAACGCGGGGCCATCAAGGTCGGCGACAAAGTCGAGTTCGTGGTGCCGACCGGCAATTTCGGCGACATCCTCGCCGGCTATTACGCCAAGATGCTGGGGCTTCCGGTCGGACGCCTCACCGTCGCCAGCGACCGCAACAACGTGCTCTTCGATTTCCTCATGACCGGCACCTACAACCGCGAGCGCCCGTTCTACCAAACCACTTCGCCGTCCATGGATATTCTAGTTTCCTCGAACCTCGAACGGATGCTCTACTACATGTCCGACGGCGACATGCGCCTCATCCAGTCGTGCATGACCGACCTGAAGGATTGGGGCGCCTTCGAAATCCCCACGCCGCTGCTGCGTCGCATCCGCAAGCTCTTCGCCTGCGGGTGGGCCGACGAGACGCAGGTGAGCCAGGCGATCGCCGACTGCTGGAAGCGCAACCGCTACGTCATCGACCCGCACACGGCCTGCGGCTACTACCTGCTTGAGCAGATGCCTCGCGAAAAGGACATGCCGCGTGTGCTGCTGAGCACCGCCAGCCCCTACAAGTTCCCGCGAGTGGTCGGCCGTGCGCTCGGCCTCGACACCACGGGCACCGATTTCGCGTGCATGGATCGCCTCGCGCAGGCAAGCGGTACCACGGCGCCTAGGAATCTGCGTGATCTGGAACACGCCGCCGAACGCTTTACCGACGTCATCGACATCGACGCGATGCCCGGCTACGTCCGCGACGTCTCGATGCGCCTTTAA
- a CDS encoding ABC-2 transporter permease — MDLGQVVKAFRLDWWRLTQIKKAVSCPVFLTLAVVLATLARVIGNYLLPLFVFVLVFFSSSMTGVVVFGHERRLRGKAAETTSRHVHGGQVVGRYVLVLAVMLLTFVVQSVCGAIMYLPDYPGSVISLSLALLMFSLCFNAVVLPLCYYFPANAKIVALVPLLIVFAVSMSLSIGIPESVWETFVNFRWSLPGLPMPWPAIIGMVVAMAVFALSCWFSQLMVAHRKP; from the coding sequence ATGGATCTGGGACAGGTAGTCAAGGCGTTTCGTCTCGATTGGTGGCGCCTGACGCAAATCAAGAAAGCCGTCTCATGCCCGGTATTCTTGACGTTGGCGGTGGTGCTCGCGACGCTTGCGCGGGTGATCGGCAACTATCTGCTGCCCCTGTTCGTGTTCGTTCTCGTATTCTTCAGCTCGTCGATGACCGGTGTGGTGGTCTTCGGTCATGAGCGACGTTTGCGTGGCAAAGCGGCGGAGACGACGTCGCGCCACGTACACGGAGGCCAAGTGGTCGGTCGCTACGTCCTTGTGCTCGCGGTGATGCTTCTGACGTTCGTCGTCCAATCGGTCTGCGGCGCCATCATGTATCTGCCGGATTACCCCGGCAGTGTGATCTCTCTGAGTCTGGCCCTGTTGATGTTCTCCCTGTGCTTCAACGCCGTGGTGCTGCCATTGTGCTACTATTTCCCGGCCAACGCAAAGATTGTCGCGTTGGTGCCGTTGCTCATCGTGTTTGCTGTGTCGATGTCTCTTTCGATAGGCATACCGGAATCCGTGTGGGAGACCTTTGTCAATTTCAGATGGAGCTTGCCGGGGTTGCCGATGCCATGGCCGGCCATCATCGGCATGGTGGTGGCCATGGCCGTGTTCGCGCTTTCCTGCTGGTTCTCCCAACTGATGGTCGCACATCGGAAACCGTGA
- a CDS encoding ABC-2 transporter permease, protein MDSKQIGKAFRIDIYKVLAWGNRKSVNGVGGSVWLLVSLPLIFAIIARIMGNEEVMDPMSGAVTGMLVFVSAMTGMIVFSYEDQTGSGKLNGLLPATRANQVVGRYVLTLIAVAIAVVLQAVCGLIMYTPQRMNVAVGLTLLVLIVAPILASLYLPIGYRFPATKAMGYALILLFVIGALMAVVALTVPDAVLSQVITFVTGAKLGPIPWVAIIGLIVAVVMYILSCRLSMHIYERKEL, encoded by the coding sequence ATGGATTCCAAACAAATCGGCAAAGCCTTCCGCATCGACATATACAAGGTCCTGGCGTGGGGCAACAGGAAAAGCGTCAACGGCGTTGGCGGCAGCGTGTGGCTGTTGGTGTCTTTGCCGCTGATATTCGCGATCATAGCCAGAATAATGGGCAACGAAGAGGTGATGGATCCCATGAGCGGGGCCGTCACCGGGATGCTCGTCTTTGTATCGGCCATGACCGGCATGATAGTCTTCAGCTATGAGGACCAGACGGGAAGCGGGAAACTCAATGGGCTTTTGCCTGCCACGCGGGCCAATCAGGTGGTCGGACGATACGTTCTAACGCTGATTGCCGTTGCCATCGCCGTTGTGCTGCAGGCTGTCTGCGGATTGATCATGTATACGCCGCAAAGGATGAATGTCGCCGTTGGCCTGACGCTGCTGGTGCTGATTGTGGCCCCCATCCTTGCCAGTCTGTACCTGCCGATCGGCTATCGCTTCCCCGCGACGAAGGCGATGGGCTATGCGCTCATCCTGCTGTTCGTCATCGGAGCGCTGATGGCGGTCGTCGCACTCACCGTGCCGGATGCGGTGTTGAGCCAGGTGATAACCTTCGTCACCGGCGCCAAACTTGGACCGATCCCGTGGGTGGCCATCATCGGCCTGATCGTGGCCGTGGTAATGTACATTCTGTCCTGCCGGTTGTCGATGCACATCTACGAGCGTAAGGAGTTGTGA
- a CDS encoding ABC transporter ATP-binding protein, with amino-acid sequence MTAKPDTRSVSAVSSAESMALSVTDVTKRYGSNFTLGPVTFDLPMGYIMGLIGPNGAGKSTLIKLILNMVHRDSGSISVLGRDSIADEVKVKERLGVVFDSSYFSAYWSVKMAGRVMAIMYDNWDQTRFDYYADRFGLGMEKIVKDLSRGMQMKLMIAAALSHDAKLLILDEPTSGLDVLARDELMDILQGYVEDGQHSVLFSTHITSDLERAADFITYITQGQLYYTGPKDEFEDSFRIVKGGLDQIADIEPNAVGLRCFGTGFEALVHRQVADSIVGQTSAFISEPVSIDDIIRLTNTAKAPTSASMNEE; translated from the coding sequence ATGACGGCCAAACCGGATACACGCAGTGTCTCCGCTGTCAGCAGTGCCGAGTCAATGGCACTGAGCGTCACTGACGTGACGAAACGTTACGGCTCCAACTTCACCCTCGGCCCGGTGACCTTCGATCTGCCCATGGGCTACATCATGGGGTTGATCGGACCGAACGGCGCCGGCAAATCGACGCTCATCAAGCTCATCCTCAACATGGTCCATCGCGACTCCGGTTCGATCAGCGTGTTGGGGCGCGACAGCATCGCCGACGAGGTCAAGGTCAAAGAGCGGCTTGGTGTGGTGTTCGATTCCAGCTATTTCTCAGCCTACTGGAGTGTGAAGATGGCCGGACGGGTCATGGCGATAATGTATGACAACTGGGATCAGACAAGGTTCGACTATTATGCCGATCGCTTCGGACTCGGAATGGAGAAGATCGTCAAGGATCTCTCGCGCGGCATGCAGATGAAGCTGATGATCGCGGCCGCTCTCAGTCACGACGCGAAACTGCTGATTCTGGACGAGCCGACCAGCGGTCTCGACGTACTGGCACGGGACGAGCTGATGGACATCCTGCAAGGGTATGTGGAGGACGGGCAACACAGTGTGCTGTTCAGCACCCACATCACCTCCGACCTCGAACGAGCCGCCGACTTCATCACCTACATCACGCAGGGGCAGCTCTATTACACCGGTCCGAAGGACGAGTTCGAGGATTCCTTCCGCATCGTCAAAGGCGGTCTCGACCAGATTGCAGACATCGAGCCGAATGCCGTAGGACTGCGTTGCTTCGGCACCGGTTTCGAGGCACTGGTCCATCGTCAGGTCGCCGACAGCATCGTCGGTCAAACCTCTGCATTCATCAGCGAACCGGTGTCCATCGACGACATCATCCGCCTGACCAATACGGCCAAGGCACCAACGTCAGCGAGCATGAACGAGGAGTGA
- a CDS encoding GntR family transcriptional regulator, which produces MKLIISSVSGEPIYEQIKRQIREAVLNGELKGGDALPSLRKLARELRISVLTVTRAYNELADEGIVVNVQGKGSFVADKGDERMKKKLIGQVRNALRQVGAAAKAADIPLIDLMDMLETEYKKAK; this is translated from the coding sequence ATGAAACTGATCATCTCATCCGTGTCCGGAGAACCGATCTACGAGCAAATCAAACGTCAGATACGCGAGGCCGTGCTGAACGGTGAGCTCAAAGGCGGAGATGCGCTGCCGAGCCTGCGCAAGCTGGCCCGTGAACTGCGAATCTCCGTGCTCACCGTCACCCGCGCCTATAACGAGCTGGCGGATGAGGGCATCGTGGTCAACGTGCAGGGCAAGGGTTCGTTTGTCGCCGACAAGGGTGATGAACGGATGAAGAAGAAGCTCATCGGCCAGGTGCGCAACGCCTTGCGTCAGGTGGGAGCGGCCGCCAAAGCGGCTGATATCCCGCTCATTGACCTGATGGATATGCTCGAGACTGAGTATAAGAAAGCCAAGTGA
- a CDS encoding HAD family phosphatase, which yields MRTNEGKAAIFDLDGTLLDSMDVWHQVDVDFFAERGLTLTDDYMSDVCAMKPDEVARYTIERYGLDDTPNELSRHWDEMVLEAYGTTVQAKPHAVEYLDDLKASGARLAVATSLSPKVREIAMRHVGIDSYFETVVSVEDTKAASKSSPEVYLLAASRLGVRPEHCTVFEDLLTAVRTAKKAGMGVWAMEDSYSAIDRDEIARIADGVINDFDDAPRQLL from the coding sequence ATGAGAACCAACGAAGGCAAAGCGGCCATCTTTGATTTGGACGGCACCCTGCTCGACTCCATGGACGTGTGGCATCAGGTCGATGTCGATTTCTTCGCAGAACGCGGGTTGACGCTAACCGATGATTATATGAGCGACGTCTGCGCGATGAAACCGGACGAGGTGGCGCGCTACACCATCGAGCGCTACGGGCTTGACGACACTCCGAATGAGCTGTCGCGACATTGGGACGAGATGGTGCTCGAGGCATACGGCACGACGGTGCAGGCCAAGCCTCATGCCGTCGAGTATCTGGATGATCTCAAAGCCAGCGGAGCCAGGCTTGCGGTGGCGACGTCGCTGTCGCCCAAGGTCCGTGAGATTGCGATGCGCCACGTCGGCATCGATTCGTATTTTGAGACGGTCGTCAGCGTTGAGGATACGAAAGCCGCCAGCAAGAGCAGCCCGGAGGTCTATCTGCTGGCCGCGTCGCGTCTTGGCGTGCGGCCGGAACATTGCACCGTTTTCGAGGATCTGCTCACGGCAGTGCGTACGGCGAAGAAAGCTGGCATGGGCGTCTGGGCCATGGAGGACTCGTATTCAGCCATTGACAGAGATGAGATCGCCAGGATTGCCGATGGCGTCATCAATGACTTCGATGACGCCCCTCGGCAACTGTTATAG
- the recN gene encoding DNA repair protein RecN, giving the protein MLEELEVSNLGPIRSALLTPSKGMTAITGETGAGKSMLLSAIRLISGATASVARVSAGADSAWAQGIFDVDENGEATRLAQDAGVLDTDSEKTDPDPDEIGRQELFLSRTVPASGRSRAVLCGHSVPRNVLGNIASQLVTIHGQADQMRLASPARQREFLDMAADDKAELDAYRQAWEQLQAIDRRLHYVTDQEASARARADYLRESIEQINKVDPKPGEDEELKEKRSRVENAAEIAQGVGSALSALDASQVDSDSDAQGASDAITHAIQALRTIHVGGSFGEAADRLESLNNDLSDIVFSLSNEVDSDEDAEGLDFINSRIHELDELTRRWGPTLEDVIAWRDKAAFEVEDLDASPEKVDELKAERQQAFEKAMKAAEALSKKRKLAAAALANTVTKELSALAMAGSGLEIRVTRRDSAGKGNSASKKNAKDDASSCVSTWPLEVNGIDDIEFLFTPFPGSPQLPMGKSASGGELSRLMLALELSVAEKRGADQSDMTFIFDEVDAGVGGKAAVELGKRLAKLSKTSQVIVVTHLAQVASWADAQFVVSKGKSGVKARNAGSKATVETTVNEVTGDARIHEIARMLSGSESATSLDHAKELLDESRI; this is encoded by the coding sequence ATGCTTGAAGAACTGGAAGTGAGCAATCTCGGGCCCATTCGTTCTGCCTTGCTAACTCCGAGCAAGGGCATGACTGCCATTACCGGCGAAACCGGTGCGGGCAAATCCATGCTGTTGAGCGCGATTCGCCTCATCTCTGGGGCGACGGCCAGCGTGGCACGCGTATCCGCCGGTGCGGATTCGGCTTGGGCCCAAGGAATTTTCGATGTCGACGAGAACGGCGAAGCAACACGTCTTGCGCAGGACGCCGGAGTGCTGGATACAGACAGTGAGAAGACGGATCCGGATCCCGACGAAATCGGCCGGCAAGAGCTTTTCCTTTCGCGTACGGTTCCTGCTTCCGGGCGTTCCAGAGCCGTATTGTGCGGGCACAGTGTTCCCAGAAACGTGCTTGGCAACATCGCCTCGCAACTGGTCACCATTCACGGACAGGCCGATCAGATGCGTCTGGCGTCGCCGGCGCGGCAACGGGAATTTCTTGATATGGCCGCCGACGACAAAGCGGAGCTCGATGCCTATCGGCAAGCATGGGAACAATTGCAGGCTATTGACCGACGTCTGCACTATGTCACCGATCAGGAGGCGTCAGCCCGTGCGCGGGCAGATTATCTGCGAGAATCCATCGAGCAGATCAACAAAGTCGATCCCAAGCCTGGTGAGGACGAGGAACTCAAGGAAAAGCGCTCGCGAGTCGAGAATGCAGCGGAGATCGCCCAAGGTGTGGGGTCGGCGCTTTCCGCGTTGGACGCTTCACAAGTGGATTCGGACAGCGACGCACAGGGCGCTTCCGATGCCATCACCCATGCCATCCAGGCATTGCGCACCATCCATGTCGGCGGGTCGTTTGGTGAGGCTGCCGACCGCCTGGAGTCACTGAACAACGATCTTTCCGATATCGTGTTTTCACTTTCCAACGAAGTGGACAGTGACGAGGACGCGGAAGGATTGGACTTCATCAATTCACGTATTCACGAGCTCGACGAGCTGACCCGTCGCTGGGGGCCGACGCTCGAGGATGTCATCGCTTGGCGAGACAAGGCTGCGTTCGAAGTGGAAGATCTGGACGCCTCTCCTGAAAAGGTCGATGAGCTCAAGGCAGAGCGCCAACAGGCCTTCGAAAAGGCTATGAAAGCAGCCGAGGCCTTGAGCAAAAAGAGAAAGCTCGCGGCAGCGGCTTTGGCCAATACCGTCACCAAAGAGCTTTCCGCTTTGGCCATGGCCGGTTCCGGGCTCGAGATACGAGTGACGCGGCGTGATTCAGCGGGAAAAGGCAACTCTGCGTCGAAGAAAAACGCAAAAGACGATGCTTCTTCCTGTGTCTCGACTTGGCCATTGGAAGTGAACGGCATCGATGACATCGAATTTCTGTTCACGCCGTTCCCGGGCTCGCCGCAACTGCCGATGGGGAAAAGTGCGTCCGGAGGCGAACTGAGCCGACTCATGCTCGCGTTGGAACTGTCCGTAGCCGAAAAACGTGGCGCTGACCAATCCGACATGACTTTCATCTTTGACGAGGTCGACGCCGGAGTAGGAGGCAAAGCAGCGGTCGAATTGGGCAAACGCTTGGCCAAGCTCTCCAAGACCTCACAGGTCATCGTCGTCACGCATTTGGCGCAGGTCGCCTCATGGGCCGATGCCCAATTCGTAGTGAGCAAGGGCAAGTCCGGAGTCAAAGCCAGAAATGCCGGTTCGAAGGCAACTGTAGAGACGACCGTCAACGAGGTCACCGGCGACGCCCGCATCCACGAAATCGCGAGAATGCTCTCCGGCAGCGAATCCGCCACGTCTCTAGACCACGCCAAAGAGCTCCTGGACGAAAGCAGAATATGA
- a CDS encoding TlyA family RNA methyltransferase has product MRLDAYMASEGLVHSRTQAQRLIRSGKVTVDGRLADKPSVQVKNGAQVSVDTGDDYASRGAYKLLGAFERFGDLGLPSPAGLRCLDIGASTGGFCDVLLRHGASSVIALDVGHGQLVPRISRDPRIIEMSGVNIRDVEPEDLPYPPAFIVSDVSFISLTYVIPVIAKIAARQADIVLLVKPQFEVGKGHLGKNGVVEDEELRRAALKTVCDCAKANGLDVVATCPSPIQGTHGNREYLLYATLR; this is encoded by the coding sequence ATGCGATTGGACGCGTATATGGCCTCTGAGGGTCTGGTTCATAGCCGTACCCAGGCCCAGCGTCTCATCCGTTCTGGAAAAGTAACAGTCGACGGTCGGCTTGCCGACAAACCGTCTGTGCAGGTAAAAAATGGAGCCCAGGTTTCGGTCGATACCGGAGACGACTACGCCTCTCGAGGGGCGTACAAATTGCTTGGAGCTTTTGAACGGTTCGGCGATTTGGGCTTGCCTTCGCCAGCAGGCTTGCGTTGCCTAGATATCGGCGCGTCCACAGGCGGGTTCTGTGACGTCCTGCTTCGGCATGGCGCCTCCTCGGTCATTGCACTTGACGTAGGCCATGGCCAGTTGGTCCCGCGTATTTCCCGCGATCCGCGCATCATCGAAATGAGCGGTGTCAACATCAGGGACGTCGAGCCGGAAGATCTGCCGTACCCTCCGGCGTTCATCGTTTCCGACGTATCCTTCATCTCACTGACCTATGTGATCCCGGTGATTGCCAAAATCGCTGCGAGACAAGCCGATATCGTGCTCCTGGTCAAGCCGCAGTTCGAGGTGGGCAAAGGGCATCTTGGAAAGAATGGCGTGGTGGAAGACGAGGAGCTGCGTCGTGCGGCTCTGAAAACCGTTTGTGATTGCGCCAAAGCCAACGGGCTCGATGTGGTGGCCACCTGCCCCTCGCCGATACAGGGGACGCACGGCAATCGGGAATACCTGCTTTATGCCACCTTGCGCTGA
- a CDS encoding HAD-IIA family hydrolase: protein MLKATEQPIEQAYKLALLDLDGVVYRGKNPVDYASESITKAQRAGMTVEYTTNNSSRYQQTVAQQLRGFGLKVEPWQVITSSVVAARMVARAVPAGAKVFMVGAGHLREELKKQGLTVVDRVEDNPVAVIQGWYPEVTWNELANAAFAVERGAKYFVTNRDLTIPRELGIAPGSGSMVRAVITATGVEPVASAGKPESAMYDEARLLASHDGATLVPKNQCLAIGDRLDTDIEAGNRGGYDSLVVLTGVADPVQLMLAEPHLRPTFICRDLRELHEAMPAPVEVSKHEWKCEAASVSLDGNEVQVSDCNDINALRATCSLLWNLADDENIDAATLRLPDFRL from the coding sequence GTGCTCAAAGCAACCGAACAACCGATCGAACAAGCCTATAAGCTGGCATTGCTGGATCTTGACGGCGTGGTCTACCGTGGCAAGAACCCGGTGGATTACGCCAGCGAGTCGATCACCAAAGCGCAGCGGGCCGGCATGACGGTGGAGTACACCACCAACAATTCCTCGCGTTATCAGCAGACCGTGGCTCAGCAGCTTCGAGGTTTCGGTCTTAAGGTTGAGCCTTGGCAGGTCATCACCTCTTCGGTTGTCGCTGCCAGAATGGTGGCGCGTGCCGTGCCGGCTGGGGCCAAAGTGTTCATGGTCGGTGCCGGCCATTTGCGTGAGGAATTGAAGAAGCAGGGCCTCACCGTCGTCGATCGTGTCGAGGACAACCCGGTCGCCGTGATCCAGGGTTGGTATCCCGAGGTTACGTGGAACGAGCTGGCCAATGCGGCTTTCGCCGTCGAACGTGGTGCGAAATATTTCGTCACCAATCGTGATCTGACGATTCCACGCGAACTGGGGATCGCTCCCGGTTCCGGGTCGATGGTCAGGGCCGTCATCACCGCCACGGGTGTCGAGCCCGTGGCTTCGGCCGGCAAACCCGAATCAGCAATGTATGACGAGGCGAGGCTTCTGGCTTCGCACGACGGTGCTACATTGGTGCCCAAAAACCAATGCCTGGCCATCGGTGACCGACTCGATACGGATATCGAAGCCGGCAACCGAGGCGGATATGATTCATTGGTCGTACTGACTGGTGTCGCCGATCCTGTGCAGCTGATGTTGGCCGAGCCCCATTTGCGCCCGACCTTCATTTGCCGTGACTTGCGCGAGTTGCATGAGGCCATGCCGGCACCGGTCGAGGTCTCGAAGCACGAATGGAAGTGCGAAGCCGCTTCGGTAAGTCTTGACGGCAATGAAGTTCAAGTCAGCGATTGCAACGATATCAATGCGTTGCGCGCCACGTGCAGCCTGCTTTGGAATCTGGCCGACGACGAAAACATTGATGCTGCAACATTGCGGCTTCCTGATTTCAGGTTGTAG
- a CDS encoding helicase, which produces MAEEQRGNRDGNSYGHGSSRSGGGYRGHGGFRGNNHGGGFHKGGHGGYRGHDDDRRGGYRGNGGGHRDFHRDDRRDGGRSGGYRGHGDSDRRDFRRDDDRRGGYRGGDDRRDFHRNDDHRGGYRSGGYRGHDDDRRGGYRGNGGGHRDFHRDGEHGGYRGGNDRRDFHRDDRRDFHKDGDHRDFHKGGFRHDDRRGGYRGGDDRRDFRRNDDRRGGYRGHDDDRRGGYRGNDHRDGERRDFHRNDESRGGYNSRGNDRRDFHRDDRRGGDRNGYRGYDNRRDDRRSGFHNDGRDDYMHKGMRRNSDGTTSFPSQNPYTDRRPGEPRMPKGMEWSMLSKDEKERLRGLSKEHAENIGLHILAAYSLEADDPKAARDHAEWVAHQASRIDFSRETLAFIAYRQGDYKTALKEFRTAHRMNGYTDYLPFIADCERGLGNPKRAIEMAMSDDAKALTGESKAEMFLVYAGALGDLGLWDKAVDVVSKLADTKGLPGAYRMRALQAEQYFLEEAGRGDEAADLDTTIEQLENKYADMDEDDIDAEEVVIDYDLERLPDDMMEELGITEDDAQFAPVDPYEDDEDYRRDSEDSGDSDEDHSDEDSDEEDSESEEAVGTQLDTDAALDDQSQSALDPETPEAKVSAAATAKENADSTQIVDESGEPVDSVDVEAGQETQGEDEEDDDPETQGEADDDENELPAEEITEGADSSDDPAVEQEDADEKDESDEEE; this is translated from the coding sequence ATGGCAGAAGAACAGCGCGGCAACCGCGACGGCAATTCATACGGTCACGGTTCGTCCCGTTCAGGTGGTGGCTATCGGGGCCACGGCGGATTCCGTGGCAACAACCACGGCGGAGGCTTCCACAAGGGTGGTCACGGCGGTTACCGTGGTCACGATGACGATAGGCGCGGCGGATACCGCGGCAATGGCGGCGGACACCGCGACTTCCATCGTGACGACCGTCGTGATGGCGGTCGCAGCGGCGGATACCGCGGGCACGGTGATTCAGATCGCCGTGACTTCCGTCGCGACGATGACAGGCGTGGCGGGTACCGCGGTGGAGACGACCGCAGGGACTTCCATCGCAACGACGATCACCGTGGAGGCTATCGTTCCGGCGGTTATCGCGGCCACGACGATGATAGGCGCGGCGGATACCGCGGCAATGGCGGCGGACACCGCGACTTCCATCGTGACGGTGAACATGGAGGGTACCGCGGCGGCAACGACCGTCGTGACTTCCATCGCGACGACAGGCGAGATTTCCATAAAGACGGCGACCACAGGGACTTCCACAAGGGTGGATTCCGGCATGACGACCGTCGTGGAGGATATCGTGGCGGAGACGATCGCAGGGACTTCCGCCGCAACGACGACCGTCGCGGCGGCTACCGTGGCCATGATGACGATAGGCGCGGCGGATACCGCGGCAACGACCATCGTGACGGCGAACGGCGCGACTTCCATCGCAATGACGAGAGCAGGGGTGGCTACAACTCCCGTGGCAATGATCGTCGTGATTTCCACCGTGACGACCGGCGTGGCGGCGACCGCAATGGATATCGGGGCTACGACAACCGTCGCGATGACCGGCGTAGCGGGTTCCATAACGACGGACGCGACGACTACATGCACAAGGGCATGCGCCGCAATTCCGACGGCACCACCTCGTTCCCCTCGCAGAACCCGTATACCGACCGTCGTCCGGGCGAGCCGCGCATGCCCAAGGGCATGGAATGGTCGATGCTTTCCAAGGATGAGAAGGAACGTCTGAGGGGACTTTCCAAGGAGCACGCCGAGAACATCGGTCTGCACATCCTCGCCGCCTATTCGCTTGAGGCGGACGATCCGAAGGCCGCGCGCGACCATGCCGAATGGGTGGCTCACCAGGCCTCCCGTATCGATTTCTCGCGCGAGACACTGGCGTTCATCGCCTATCGTCAAGGCGATTACAAGACCGCGTTGAAGGAATTCCGCACGGCCCATCGTATGAACGGCTACACCGACTATCTGCCGTTCATCGCCGATTGCGAACGCGGCTTGGGCAACCCGAAGCGTGCCATCGAAATGGCCATGTCCGATGACGCCAAAGCCCTTACCGGCGAGTCAAAGGCCGAGATGTTTTTGGTCTACGCCGGAGCGTTGGGCGATTTGGGACTGTGGGACAAGGCCGTCGACGTGGTCAGCAAGCTGGCCGACACCAAGGGACTCCCCGGTGCCTACCGTATGCGTGCGCTGCAGGCCGAGCAGTACTTCCTCGAGGAAGCCGGCCGTGGAGATGAGGCGGCTGATCTCGACACCACCATCGAGCAGCTTGAAAACAAGTATGCCGACATGGACGAGGACGATATCGATGCCGAGGAAGTCGTCATCGATTATGACCTCGAGCGTCTGCCGGACGACATGATGGAAGAACTCGGCATCACGGAAGACGATGCACAGTTCGCGCCCGTCGATCCGTATGAGGACGATGAGGATTACCGGCGCGATTCCGAGGATTCTGGTGATTCGGATGAAGATCATTCGGATGAAGATTCAGACGAAGAGGATTCCGAATCCGAAGAAGCCGTCGGCACGCAGCTTGATACGGATGCTGCACTCGACGATCAGTCCCAGTCCGCGCTGGATCCGGAAACCCCGGAAGCCAAGGTCAGTGCCGCGGCTACGGCCAAGGAGAACGCCGACAGCACGCAAATCGTCGACGAATCCGGCGAGCCCGTCGATTCCGTCGATGTCGAGGCCGGTCAAGAGACGCAAGGTGAGGACGAAGAGGACGACGATCCTGAAACCCAAGGCGAAGCAGACGACGACGAAAACGAGTTGCCCGCCGAGGAAATCACCGAAGGTGCCGACAGTTCCGACGATCCGGCTGTAGAGCAGGAAGACGCGGACGAAAAAGACGAATCCGACGAAGAGGAGTAA